The following are from one region of the Nicotiana tabacum cultivar K326 chromosome 3, ASM71507v2, whole genome shotgun sequence genome:
- the LOC107775258 gene encoding uncharacterized protein LOC107775258, whose translation MAGEEDIDLSALKSQLAQTDLTWKLEMEKSQSQVDALQAKLLEVNAFIQGSEEDTKRELDALWHRVRTVTTLMTYLKAKARVMAVPDLANSSCGIKELDGVGLVDKNGIPLSGWSRDVDLSSFDDADDETWIRLSSKQGHLDEQDGSYMSELLRSVQLVTDVMESLVKRVIMAESETAIEKENVTVGEEEIKRKALQIENMSVKLEEMERFALGTNLILTEMRQRVEDLVEETSRQRQRAAENEQELCRVKRDFESLKSYVSSLISVRETLLSSEKQFQTIERLFERLVAKTTQLESEKMQKEVEVQKLMEENVRLTALLDKKEAQLLAMNEQCKVMALSASKI comes from the exons ATGGCGGGTGAGGAAGATATTGATCTCTCAGCTTTAAAATCCCAATTGGCTCAAACAGACCTTACTTGGAAGCTAGAGATGGAGAAAAGTCAGTCCCAAGTGGATGCTTTGCAAGCAAAACTGTTGGAGGTAAATGCTTTTATTCAAGGATCAGAGGAAGATACAAAGAGAGAGTTAGATGCTCTATGGCATAGAGTCAGAACTGTTACAACGTTGATGACGTACTTGAAAGCTAAAGCCAGAGTCATGGCTGTTCCAGATTTGGCCAATTCCTCATGCGGTATCAAAGAACTAGATGGAGTAGGCCTTGTAGATAAAAATGGGATACCATTATCCGGTTGGTCTAGGGATGTAGATCTCTCGTCTTTTGATGATGCTGATGATGAAACATGGATTAGACTTTCGAGTAAACAAGGTCACCTTGATGAACAAGATGGATCTTATATGAGTGAATTACTCAGAAGTGTACAGTTGGTTACAGATGTTATGGAAAGTCTTGTAAAGAGGGTTATAATGGCGGAATCTGAAACTGCTATAGAGAAAGAGAATGTAACGGTTGGTGAAGAAGAGATTAAAAGGAAAGCGCTCCAAATTGAAAACATGTCTGTTAAGTTAGAGGAAATGGAAAGATTTGCTCTGGGTACAAATCTTATCCTGACTGAGATGCGGCAGAGAGTTGAAGATTTGGTTGAAGAAACTTCTAGACAGAGGCAGAGAGCTGCAGAAAATGAGCAGGAGCTTTGTCGTGTTAAGAGAGACTTTGAGTCTCTGAAATCCTATGTCAGTAGTCTCATTAGTGTGAGAGAAACACTTCTATCATCAGAAAAGCAATTCCAGACGATTGAAAGGCTTTTTGAGCG GCTGGTTGCCAAGACAACACAACTGGAGAGTGAGAAGATGCAGAAAGAGGTTGAAGTACAAAAACTGATGGAAGAAAATGTGAGGTTGACTGCTCTACTTGATAAGAAAGAGGCACAACTTTTGGCCATGAATGAACAATGCAAGGTTATGGCGCTTAGTGCTTCAAAAATTTAG